GGCCTCGGCGCAATCATCCACAAACAGGAAGTCACGAGTAGAACTGCCGCTGCCCCAGCAGACGATTTCGCGATCGCCATTTCTTACCGCATCGAAGAATTTGCGGATCAGAGCGGGGATCACATACGACGTGTGGGGATCAAAATTGTCGCCCGGACCGAAAAGGTTTGCGGGAATCAAATAGATGCAGTTAAAAGCATACTGTTGGCGGTAAACTTTGGACTGAACCAAGAGGATTTTCTTGGCTATGCCGTAAGGGGCTCTGGTCTCATCCGGGTAGCCGTTCCAAAGCTCTTCTTCTCGCAAGGGGGTGGGCGCGAGTTTGGGGTAGGAGCTGGCTGTTCCTAAACACACCATTTTTTCAACCCCTCGCTGTCGCGCTGCCTCCATCAACTGAACCCCCATCATCAGGTTTTTGTAAAAAGCCGCGGCGGTATTCCCGCCGCCGACCGGATTGTCCACCACTCCGGCCAGATGGATAACAATGTGAGGCGACGCCTGGTCCAGCAAACGGGTGATGTTTTCC
This region of Candidatus Acidiferrales bacterium genomic DNA includes:
- a CDS encoding GDP-L-fucose synthase, with the translated sequence MTSFFADKRVVVTGGAGFLGSCVVKKLRERGCASITVPRRATCDLTRWENITRLLDQASPHIVIHLAGVVDNPVGGGNTAAAFYKNLMMGVQLMEAARQRGVEKMVCLGTASSYPKLAPTPLREEELWNGYPDETRAPYGIAKKILLVQSKVYRQQYAFNCIYLIPANLFGPGDNFDPHTSYVIPALIRKFFDAVRNGDREIVCWGSGSSTRDFLFVDDCAEAILLATERYNDGEAVNVGTGFEISIRDLAYHIGRQLGFSGQIVWDTSKPDGQPRRRLDGSRAERAFGFRPRTDFFEGLRKTIDWYRAKIAQEEGKSKSCAGSLKG